A portion of the Methanomassiliicoccus sp. genome contains these proteins:
- a CDS encoding glycosyltransferase: protein MKGRPIVSTLTSCYRGEKYLPLFLEQMPKQEAFDRLEVVIDLNTPTVEELHVVRKFQERYPDHLRYTVQDQVVTYSTSWNNCIRNSTGDYLAVWNIDDLRTPDSIAKQARLLDERPDIGIVHGKYMVVPQFGATEGFFKNDKALDPREATNRFIFGPFYMFRRSLLDRAGLVDEQFRSSADFEHSFRLAMHARSDRVEGNLGYYLMANTGLSNNPNSRIDIENFVIRMRYGIYDRMWYHYLAAASEYDYHKVLNGTTWTPVSQYVPDYRALLERRYRSRFDRGYLRHLAFKLKKENFSGIRGLLGGLWNDD from the coding sequence TTGAAAGGCCGACCGATCGTATCAACGCTCACGTCCTGCTACCGAGGGGAGAAATACCTTCCCCTGTTCCTGGAACAGATGCCGAAGCAGGAAGCATTCGATCGGCTGGAGGTGGTGATCGACCTAAATACTCCCACCGTCGAGGAGCTCCACGTGGTTAGGAAGTTCCAGGAGCGATATCCCGACCACCTGAGGTACACGGTCCAGGACCAAGTGGTCACCTACTCGACATCATGGAATAACTGCATCCGCAACTCCACGGGAGACTATCTGGCAGTATGGAACATCGACGACCTGAGGACTCCAGATTCCATCGCCAAACAGGCGAGGTTGCTGGACGAGCGGCCAGATATCGGGATCGTGCACGGCAAGTACATGGTCGTCCCCCAGTTCGGCGCGACCGAGGGGTTCTTCAAGAACGACAAAGCTTTGGATCCCCGGGAAGCCACAAACCGTTTCATCTTCGGCCCGTTCTACATGTTCCGCAGATCTCTGCTGGACAGGGCAGGCCTGGTCGACGAGCAGTTCCGGTCGTCGGCGGATTTCGAGCACTCATTCCGATTGGCCATGCACGCGAGATCCGACCGGGTGGAAGGCAACCTGGGTTACTACTTGATGGCCAACACCGGTCTGTCCAATAACCCGAACTCGAGGATCGATATCGAGAACTTTGTCATCCGCATGCGCTACGGCATATACGACAGGATGTGGTATCATTACCTGGCGGCGGCGTCCGAATATGACTATCATAAGGTCCTCAACGGCACCACATGGACGCCCGTCTCCCAGTACGTGCCAGATTACAGGGCATTGCTGGAGAGGAGGTACCGGTCGAGGTTCGACCGGGGGTACCTAAGACATCTGGCGTTCAAGCTGAAGAAGGAAAACTTCTCCGGCATCAGAGGCTTGCTCGGCGGCCTGTGGAACGATGATTGA
- a CDS encoding tryptophan-rich sensory protein: MVTKKMSLLNWSNIAAWALMVIINGLAGSTTLIGGKVTAEVSDANPTLITPAGYVFAIWGVIYILLAVFILFQALPGERTRPFQEKVGWLFVASSVLNIAWIFAWQYEQLLVTVFLTALLLLTLIAIYLRLDIGRSKVGRSELLAVHVPFSVYLGWVTIATIANISIWLVSIGWDGWGIAAETWALLIIVVATLIASLVAITRRDIAYEAVIAWAFIGISVNQVDHPSVSALLLICVVVVLVVLVVSIYYSRSRLGRLHIRKKHS, encoded by the coding sequence ATGGTCACCAAGAAGATGAGCTTGCTGAACTGGTCGAACATCGCGGCCTGGGCTCTCATGGTCATCATCAACGGCCTAGCCGGCAGCACGACCCTAATCGGGGGGAAGGTCACCGCAGAAGTGTCCGACGCCAACCCCACGCTCATCACCCCGGCTGGATATGTGTTCGCCATCTGGGGGGTCATCTATATCCTTCTCGCCGTTTTCATTTTGTTTCAGGCCTTGCCAGGGGAGCGCACCAGGCCGTTCCAGGAAAAGGTCGGCTGGTTGTTCGTTGCTAGCAGCGTCCTCAACATCGCCTGGATCTTCGCCTGGCAGTACGAGCAGCTCCTGGTGACCGTTTTCCTGACCGCCCTACTTCTGCTCACCCTCATTGCTATCTATCTACGCCTGGACATCGGAAGGTCAAAGGTGGGGAGAAGCGAACTGTTGGCCGTCCATGTGCCGTTCAGCGTCTATCTCGGATGGGTCACCATCGCCACCATCGCCAACATATCCATCTGGTTGGTCTCGATCGGCTGGGATGGTTGGGGCATCGCCGCGGAAACCTGGGCGTTGCTGATCATCGTTGTGGCGACGTTGATCGCCTCCCTGGTAGCCATCACCCGGAGGGACATTGCCTACGAGGCGGTCATCGCGTGGGCCTTCATCGGTATCTCGGTCAATCAGGTCGACCATCCGTCCGTCAGCGCTCTGCTGCTGATCTGCGTTGTGGTCGTCCTCGTGGTCCTGGTCGTGAGCATCTACTACTCCCGGTCCAGGTTGGGTAGACTGCACATCAGGAAAAAACATTCATGA
- a CDS encoding cation:proton antiporter — MDAETTLLLYITLMFIVAGVCSIVLKKLRLPAIVGYLLAGFFLGPNIFPQVSVPESLVEIFSELGIVLLMFYIGLELNLRGLKKVASYAAIIVAIEMSAMVMIGYTIGILLDLSAPQSLFLGVTISCASTAVVLSVMKDNPHMDGNLSQAVTGILILEDIGLIIILAIAEPIMGIRSGSESVLGTLALIALFIGITVVVGLTVVPRMMDWVDRNFSGETLLLVAMGFGFCLALVASYLGLSVAIGAFLGGIIISQSVCSKGLCHQIEPMKELFMAVFFISIGMQLDPAVMWGGLPLALIIAAIFIIGKMFSVSIGCLAANFKTRSAFLVGTSLVAMGEFTFVVAKVALDGKVIDASLYSSVIGAAVVTMVTLPMVSKYAPKIFDTMVGLLPIRVFKALDRIENTRLEVRDKMAGSREVRSVVKKQLFYMFIDFVLIVVMLLAVNLLSFVNDAVANYSDDLNVVPSLLLLILSLVVILPAIAHMVKRLRIIAETLASTIGIDELQGTERRARAYKFFRNIGSAITFGMIVVMVFPMLPQVPGLPIPVFEIVLAGVVVMWLAWDTINSAYDRVSVALTRSLTDTEDK; from the coding sequence TTGGACGCCGAGACCACGTTGCTGCTGTACATCACCCTGATGTTCATCGTAGCTGGGGTTTGTTCGATAGTCCTCAAGAAGCTCAGGTTACCGGCTATCGTGGGGTATCTTTTAGCGGGTTTCTTCCTCGGACCCAACATCTTTCCTCAGGTCTCGGTCCCTGAGTCCCTTGTGGAGATCTTCTCCGAGCTGGGCATAGTGCTCCTGATGTTCTACATCGGTCTAGAGCTCAACCTGCGGGGCCTGAAGAAGGTAGCCTCCTATGCCGCGATCATCGTGGCCATAGAGATGTCGGCCATGGTCATGATAGGCTACACAATCGGCATCCTGCTCGACCTGTCGGCGCCCCAGTCGTTATTCCTCGGAGTGACCATCTCCTGCGCTAGCACGGCGGTCGTCCTCAGTGTGATGAAGGACAACCCTCACATGGATGGGAACCTGTCTCAGGCTGTAACGGGGATCCTGATACTCGAGGACATCGGGCTGATCATCATCTTGGCCATCGCCGAACCTATTATGGGCATCAGATCGGGATCGGAGTCGGTCCTCGGCACATTGGCCCTCATCGCCCTCTTCATCGGAATCACCGTGGTGGTCGGGCTGACGGTGGTGCCGCGGATGATGGATTGGGTCGATCGTAACTTCTCGGGGGAAACCCTCCTCCTGGTCGCCATGGGCTTCGGGTTCTGCCTAGCCCTCGTCGCCAGCTATCTGGGGCTCTCGGTGGCCATCGGGGCGTTCCTGGGAGGCATAATAATCTCACAATCGGTCTGTTCAAAAGGCCTGTGCCACCAGATCGAGCCGATGAAGGAGCTGTTCATGGCCGTTTTCTTCATCTCCATCGGCATGCAGCTTGACCCGGCCGTCATGTGGGGCGGACTGCCCCTTGCCCTGATCATTGCCGCCATATTCATCATCGGCAAGATGTTTAGCGTCAGCATCGGATGCCTGGCGGCCAACTTCAAGACCCGCTCGGCGTTCCTCGTGGGCACGAGCTTGGTGGCCATGGGGGAGTTCACCTTCGTGGTGGCCAAGGTCGCTCTGGACGGCAAGGTCATCGACGCGTCGCTCTACTCCTCGGTCATCGGGGCGGCGGTGGTGACCATGGTGACGCTGCCTATGGTGTCCAAGTACGCCCCGAAAATCTTCGACACCATGGTGGGTTTGCTGCCCATTAGGGTGTTCAAGGCTCTCGACCGGATCGAGAACACCCGCCTGGAGGTCAGGGATAAAATGGCCGGGTCCCGCGAGGTCCGGAGCGTGGTGAAGAAGCAGTTGTTCTACATGTTCATCGACTTCGTTCTCATCGTGGTCATGTTGCTAGCGGTCAATTTGTTGTCCTTCGTGAACGATGCGGTGGCCAACTACTCCGACGACCTGAACGTGGTACCCTCCCTGCTCCTCCTAATCCTAAGCCTTGTGGTGATACTTCCGGCGATAGCTCATATGGTCAAGCGCCTTCGGATCATCGCCGAGACTTTGGCCAGCACGATCGGAATAGACGAGTTGCAGGGAACGGAGAGACGGGCCCGTGCCTATAAGTTCTTCCGGAACATCGGTTCAGCCATCACTTTCGGGATGATCGTGGTCATGGTGTTCCCCATGCTGCCTCAGGTCCCCGGCCTGCCCATCCCGGTCTTCGAGATCGTCCTGGCTGGAGTAGTTGTCATGTGGTTGGCATGGGATACCATCAACTCGGCCTACGACAGGGTCTCGGTGGCATTAACCAGATCGCTCACCGATACCGAGGATAAATAG
- a CDS encoding glycosyltransferase family 1 protein: MPDKRLRVLYDHQIFSMQSLGGISRYYVELVERYENQADVEVHLGAKEVLTFDLRDTATYRGHRPRPSTLLRNIYGLSKRRVGVDLMYWSNKRFSLNEVIKGDFDIFHPTYYDPYFLDAIGEKPFYLEVHDMTHEVYPEFFPLASKIPDWKRALVEKASRIVTVSENTRQDLIRFYGVEPERVRTIRQGISLHPERSRSEDTPPDLPSRYVLFVGTRASYKNFYLFAEAVAAVMKEDRDLWLVCAGGGALTSDEMRFLSRLGIEGRTRQYGINDSSLCQLYARAKAFIFPSLYEGFGLPVLEAFACGCPAVLADTSSLPELGGEAAAYFAPKSFDSMKGAISRVTADDEIRIKMIQKGRERARLFSWDRTAEETKKVYMEMAGR, from the coding sequence ATGCCCGACAAGCGGTTGAGGGTCCTCTATGATCATCAGATCTTCTCTATGCAGAGCTTAGGGGGGATCTCAAGGTACTATGTGGAGCTTGTGGAGAGGTACGAAAACCAGGCAGATGTGGAGGTGCATCTCGGGGCCAAGGAGGTCCTCACTTTCGATCTCCGAGATACCGCTACCTACCGGGGACACAGGCCTCGTCCAAGCACCCTTCTCCGCAATATCTATGGTCTCTCCAAAAGGCGGGTGGGTGTCGATCTCATGTACTGGTCGAACAAGAGGTTCTCCCTAAACGAGGTGATTAAGGGGGACTTCGACATATTCCATCCCACCTACTACGATCCATACTTCCTGGACGCGATCGGAGAGAAGCCCTTTTACCTCGAGGTCCACGACATGACCCACGAGGTCTACCCGGAGTTCTTCCCCCTGGCGTCCAAGATCCCGGACTGGAAGCGGGCGCTGGTGGAGAAGGCCTCGCGCATCGTGACGGTGTCCGAGAACACTAGGCAGGACCTCATACGATTCTACGGGGTGGAGCCTGAGCGGGTGCGCACGATCAGACAGGGGATATCTCTGCATCCCGAGAGGAGCAGATCGGAGGACACCCCGCCCGACCTGCCCTCTCGTTACGTGCTGTTCGTGGGCACCCGAGCATCATACAAGAACTTTTACCTCTTCGCCGAGGCCGTGGCTGCCGTTATGAAAGAGGACAGGGATCTGTGGCTGGTGTGCGCCGGCGGAGGTGCTCTCACATCCGACGAGATGCGGTTCCTGAGCCGTTTGGGTATCGAGGGACGAACGAGGCAGTACGGTATCAACGACAGCTCACTGTGCCAGCTGTACGCCCGGGCGAAGGCTTTCATCTTCCCTTCCCTCTACGAGGGCTTCGGCCTCCCGGTCCTGGAGGCGTTCGCCTGCGGCTGCCCCGCCGTCCTCGCCGATACCTCCTCCCTGCCCGAGCTGGGAGGGGAGGCCGCGGCGTACTTCGCGCCCAAGAGCTTCGATTCCATGAAGGGAGCCATCAGCAGGGTAACAGCGGACGACGAGATTCGCATCAAAATGATACAGAAAGGAAGGGAGAGGGCGCGGTTGTTCTCCTGGGACCGGACCGCCGAGGAGACCAAGAAGGTGTACATGGAGATGGCCGGTCGGTGA
- a CDS encoding FAD-dependent oxidoreductase, whose amino-acid sequence MAIEEGPDEAKVGGRVMIFTPQHGLGGSPFSYWMESTPPTAYPIMPDGLQVDVAVIGGGIAGITTAALLKQQGLKVAVIEARHIASLASGHTTAHISSAATPSYYRSVMRKFGEDSARACARSAQSAIDKIAELAGRYRIECDFSPASEFLYATDVPSRDDLREEMEFEARLGLPVTFEDNVPLPFETFGALRYRDQAEFHPRKYLLGLGATIPGSGSHVFEETQVRSIVEKDGCKVRTNRGTLMARDVVIATGSPISNLGLLSARMTVRRSYVLGVRVDEGVPEHTMFYSSEEPCHYIRWAFPGLLLVGGEDHPTGEAADTRRYYASLEVFCARRFRLRSVDYSWSTQDQYPFDLLPFIGQLPGSHHQYVATGFKGTGMTYGTLSGMIIADLLVKGSSPYESLYGPSRLDLRASGRSLLRRNAHVATMFTEARLRGPDKAEGLGIDEARLMRAGGRKCATYRDESGKDHAVSPVCRHMGCYVRWNNAERTWDCPCHGSRYDIEGNVINAPTTGNLIRRTDRSKGDR is encoded by the coding sequence TTGGCCATCGAGGAGGGTCCGGATGAGGCCAAGGTCGGAGGTCGCGTCATGATCTTCACCCCTCAGCATGGGCTGGGCGGAAGCCCATTCTCTTATTGGATGGAGTCCACGCCCCCCACTGCCTATCCCATCATGCCCGACGGCCTCCAGGTCGATGTGGCCGTCATCGGAGGGGGGATCGCAGGCATCACCACCGCGGCGCTCCTCAAGCAGCAAGGGCTCAAGGTCGCGGTGATCGAGGCCCGGCACATCGCGAGCCTGGCCTCGGGACACACCACTGCTCACATCTCCTCCGCAGCCACCCCATCATACTATCGCAGCGTCATGAGGAAGTTCGGAGAGGATAGCGCCAGGGCTTGTGCGCGTTCGGCCCAGAGCGCCATCGATAAGATCGCAGAGCTCGCTGGCCGGTATAGGATCGAATGCGACTTCTCACCGGCCTCGGAGTTCTTGTACGCGACCGATGTGCCATCCAGAGATGATCTGCGTGAGGAAATGGAGTTCGAGGCTCGGCTCGGCCTGCCGGTGACCTTCGAGGATAACGTTCCGCTGCCCTTCGAGACCTTCGGGGCGTTGAGGTATCGGGACCAGGCCGAATTCCACCCCCGCAAATACCTCCTCGGCCTGGGGGCGACCATACCTGGGAGTGGCAGCCATGTGTTCGAGGAGACGCAGGTCCGCTCGATCGTCGAGAAGGATGGATGCAAGGTCCGCACCAACCGGGGGACCCTTATGGCTCGGGATGTGGTCATCGCCACCGGGTCACCCATCTCTAACCTGGGGCTCCTGTCGGCCCGCATGACCGTGCGGCGCTCGTACGTCCTCGGCGTGCGGGTGGATGAGGGTGTGCCCGAGCATACCATGTTCTACAGTTCGGAGGAGCCTTGCCACTACATCCGATGGGCCTTCCCCGGGCTGCTGCTGGTGGGCGGGGAGGACCACCCTACCGGTGAGGCGGCGGACACCCGGCGATACTACGCCAGCCTGGAGGTGTTCTGCGCTCGCAGGTTCCGTCTCCGATCCGTGGACTATAGTTGGTCGACCCAAGATCAGTACCCTTTCGACCTGCTCCCGTTCATCGGTCAGCTCCCCGGCAGCCATCATCAGTACGTGGCCACCGGCTTCAAGGGCACTGGCATGACCTATGGGACCCTGTCTGGCATGATCATTGCCGACCTCCTCGTCAAGGGGAGCAGCCCCTACGAATCGCTGTATGGCCCCAGCCGACTGGACCTGCGAGCCTCTGGCAGGAGTCTGCTCAGGCGCAACGCGCATGTGGCGACGATGTTCACCGAGGCCCGACTGAGGGGCCCGGATAAGGCGGAGGGCTTGGGCATCGACGAGGCTCGGTTGATGAGGGCCGGTGGAAGGAAGTGCGCGACCTACCGCGATGAATCCGGCAAGGACCACGCCGTCTCACCAGTCTGCAGGCACATGGGATGCTACGTCCGGTGGAACAACGCGGAGCGGACCTGGGACTGCCCCTGCCACGGATCGAGGTATGACATCGAGGGTAACGTCATCAACGCCCCGACCACCGGGAACCTGATCAGAAGGACGGATAGGTCCAAGGGCGATCGTTGA